The Methylacidimicrobium sp. B4 genome contains a region encoding:
- a CDS encoding energy transducer TonB, with protein sequence MILLQERKSQNVGHRLVKLPILFASAAPKVAAPMGPRLSEPQGVFPFAEDPVERRERTAGWILSLAFHAALILGAGISLAPKIKQAATSMSFFPPATVDLVATPEPTTQAVPEPLPPKPDDMAQAVVRKVQPKKATPAPKPAPAAVSAARPTRLAQPDYLRNPPPVYPDAARQKKEQGVVYVWVKISPVGGVETARIVRSSGFSDLDQSAETAVEHWRFHPALAGVKPVESQAVVPVRFYLQ encoded by the coding sequence AGTGCGGCGCCAAAGGTGGCCGCCCCCATGGGGCCTCGTCTTTCGGAGCCCCAGGGAGTTTTTCCGTTCGCGGAAGACCCAGTCGAGCGGCGCGAGCGAACCGCCGGGTGGATTCTCTCCCTGGCTTTCCATGCGGCCCTGATCCTGGGAGCCGGGATCAGCCTGGCACCCAAGATCAAGCAGGCCGCAACGTCCATGTCCTTCTTTCCACCCGCGACGGTCGATCTCGTGGCGACTCCGGAGCCAACCACGCAGGCCGTGCCGGAGCCGCTGCCGCCCAAGCCGGACGACATGGCCCAGGCCGTCGTGCGCAAGGTCCAGCCCAAGAAAGCCACGCCCGCCCCAAAGCCGGCACCTGCGGCCGTCTCAGCCGCCCGACCGACCCGGCTCGCGCAGCCCGACTACCTCCGGAATCCCCCTCCGGTGTACCCCGACGCGGCTCGGCAGAAAAAGGAGCAGGGCGTCGTCTACGTCTGGGTGAAGATTTCGCCAGTGGGTGGGGTGGAAACGGCGCGGATCGTGCGCAGCTCGGGCTTTTCGGATCTCGATCAGTCAGCGGAGACCGCCGTCGAGCATTGGCGGTTTCACCCCGCCCTGGCGGGAGTGAAACCCGTCGAGTCTCAAGCGGTCGTCCCGGTTCGCTTCTATCTCCAATGA
- a CDS encoding TonB-dependent receptor — translation MPMLLRSCLGILLSVLLPGILLLLMGDPAPALGAEPGPSSGSTEEASTPSPSAAQPESAPAPSTGQAPPEAAPESTEAGPEAAAPGPGAAAAPPPSEAAPPITVPQGPLPAGELPPGLGPVLGEVDVGASTPYESVEPAEQPVGVLGPEMSVMETPRTVQIVNKEEIQTTNAQSVNDLAAFVPGINPTQMTGSPVSEPVIRGLPGTAYRNGMLVGFSQSAQWGPLMNMNAYDNLDVVTGPVSIVFGPQEMAGGFANEVTKQPYFDQFRGTASYTGGMYSTNFWNIDIGGPILKDKLAYRVDYFGQDGYAPYNYYDGAYLQRQCALLALSAKPYDNLTIDFNTELDLNHLNTVAGINRPDQALISDGLYQTGSLAGWYGPPGVLHPGLGTAPPGAGYAMNWGPQVPISRRSNLFANSENSTQQLYYVAQAIETLKIDEGLSLVNNSMFEYFSTYIDQAIPSTFWAILPAGYDFDDRLELRASFDTPIGRSGQPVASSDSSAEAEKGPGAKLHHAIDAGLEFRFFSDTEYSGAWHSPINIWNMTQPLTSRDYSPLVPFSTATAAPYSNPYLTDIPVPGYPGAYYNVFNYLSTSDTFYELSPFYQHKVDFTDQWSLLLSGRMNAYFIQASPPPGTPGDISAAAPSFGLPTLTPTSMSIVQPEVSISPSYKPFPWMTNYFTFFYGQTTLLSQFGSFGPSYPSSYYHQNNFLYELGTKLNLLHDHLFLGFSAYMQSGYIPAQVIPGGPIATAQANIQGIQLNGSYQPSRNFWLNFGYAYIAAQEQWAGLPQGPLAEQPYSTSVARQYGLPVDPMVNLAAANYPFIGFPTNYGNLMATYKFNNGFGISLWGITESGNYIFYTYSTRIPTWYTLNARLFYAAKRWEASLYVYNLTNEEYWLPGAPGFSNARFMNYDYIVPQLPFWIQGTVQINF, via the coding sequence ATGCCCATGCTGCTCCGCTCCTGCCTCGGCATCCTTCTCTCCGTCCTCCTCCCCGGAATCCTTCTCCTTTTGATGGGCGATCCGGCTCCGGCGCTCGGCGCAGAGCCGGGACCGAGCAGCGGCTCCACCGAGGAGGCATCGACTCCTTCCCCGTCCGCAGCCCAACCGGAGAGCGCACCCGCTCCCTCGACCGGCCAAGCTCCGCCGGAGGCGGCTCCGGAAAGTACGGAAGCGGGCCCCGAAGCAGCAGCGCCGGGGCCGGGGGCCGCGGCGGCCCCTCCCCCTTCCGAGGCCGCTCCTCCCATCACCGTTCCTCAGGGGCCCCTGCCCGCGGGAGAGCTCCCGCCTGGCTTGGGTCCGGTTCTGGGCGAAGTGGATGTGGGGGCATCCACCCCTTACGAATCGGTCGAGCCAGCCGAGCAGCCGGTCGGGGTCCTCGGCCCCGAGATGAGCGTCATGGAGACTCCGCGAACGGTTCAAATCGTCAACAAGGAGGAGATTCAGACCACCAACGCCCAGTCGGTCAACGATCTGGCCGCCTTCGTCCCGGGCATCAATCCGACCCAGATGACCGGCAGCCCCGTGTCGGAGCCGGTGATTCGCGGCCTTCCGGGGACAGCCTACCGCAACGGAATGCTCGTCGGGTTCAGCCAGTCCGCCCAATGGGGTCCGCTCATGAACATGAACGCCTACGACAACCTCGACGTCGTCACGGGCCCCGTCAGCATCGTATTCGGTCCCCAAGAGATGGCGGGAGGTTTCGCCAACGAGGTCACCAAGCAGCCCTATTTCGACCAATTTCGGGGAACCGCGAGCTACACGGGCGGCATGTACAGCACCAACTTCTGGAACATCGACATCGGAGGACCGATCCTCAAGGACAAGCTCGCCTACCGGGTCGACTACTTCGGGCAGGACGGCTACGCTCCGTACAACTACTACGATGGAGCCTACCTCCAGCGGCAATGCGCCCTTTTGGCACTCTCCGCCAAGCCCTACGACAACCTGACGATCGACTTCAATACCGAGCTCGACCTCAACCATCTCAACACGGTGGCGGGCATCAACCGTCCCGACCAGGCCCTGATCAGCGACGGCCTCTATCAGACCGGCTCGCTCGCCGGTTGGTACGGCCCACCGGGAGTCCTCCATCCCGGGCTCGGGACCGCTCCGCCCGGAGCGGGCTATGCGATGAACTGGGGCCCGCAAGTACCGATCAGCCGCCGTTCCAACCTCTTCGCCAATTCCGAGAACTCAACCCAGCAGCTCTACTATGTCGCCCAGGCGATCGAGACCCTCAAGATCGATGAGGGCCTCTCGCTCGTGAACAACTCGATGTTCGAGTACTTCAGCACCTACATCGATCAGGCCATCCCCTCGACGTTCTGGGCGATCTTGCCGGCGGGGTACGACTTCGACGACCGGCTCGAGCTCCGCGCCTCCTTCGACACCCCGATCGGAAGGAGCGGCCAGCCCGTGGCCTCCAGCGACTCGAGCGCAGAAGCCGAGAAGGGCCCCGGGGCGAAGCTCCACCATGCGATCGATGCCGGCTTGGAATTCCGCTTCTTCAGCGATACGGAGTATTCGGGAGCCTGGCATTCGCCAATCAACATCTGGAACATGACGCAACCCCTCACCTCGAGGGACTACTCTCCGCTCGTCCCCTTTTCCACGGCGACTGCGGCTCCCTACAGCAATCCCTACCTGACCGACATTCCGGTCCCCGGTTATCCGGGTGCGTACTACAACGTCTTCAACTACCTCTCGACCTCGGATACCTTTTACGAGCTTTCGCCCTTCTACCAGCACAAGGTCGACTTTACCGATCAGTGGAGCCTCCTTCTCTCGGGGAGGATGAACGCCTACTTCATCCAGGCTTCCCCGCCACCGGGAACCCCAGGCGACATTTCGGCGGCGGCCCCCTCCTTTGGGCTCCCGACCTTGACGCCGACCTCGATGAGCATCGTCCAGCCCGAAGTGTCGATCAGTCCCAGCTACAAGCCCTTCCCCTGGATGACCAACTACTTCACCTTCTTCTACGGGCAGACCACCCTCCTTTCCCAGTTCGGGAGCTTCGGCCCCTCCTATCCCTCCTCCTACTACCATCAGAACAATTTTCTCTACGAGCTGGGAACCAAGCTCAACCTTCTGCATGACCATCTCTTCCTGGGCTTTTCGGCCTACATGCAAAGCGGCTACATTCCGGCACAGGTCATCCCGGGGGGTCCCATTGCGACCGCCCAAGCCAACATCCAAGGGATCCAGCTCAACGGCAGCTACCAGCCCAGCCGGAACTTCTGGCTCAACTTCGGCTACGCCTACATCGCCGCACAAGAGCAGTGGGCCGGACTCCCCCAGGGGCCTTTGGCGGAGCAGCCCTACTCCACCTCCGTGGCCCGTCAATACGGGCTGCCGGTCGATCCGATGGTCAACCTGGCGGCAGCCAACTACCCGTTCATCGGGTTTCCGACCAACTACGGCAACCTGATGGCGACCTACAAGTTCAACAACGGCTTCGGCATATCCCTCTGGGGCATCACCGAGAGCGGCAATTACATCTTCTACACCTATTCGACCCGGATCCCGACCTGGTATACGCTAAACGCCCGCCTCTTCTATGCCGCCAAGCGGTGGGAAGCGAGCCTCTACGTCTACAACCTGACCAACGAGGAGTACTGGCTTCCCGGAGCTCCCGGTTTCAGCAATGCGCGGTTCATGAACTACGACTATATCGTTCCGCAGCTCCCCTTCTGGATCCAGGGCACGGTCCAGATCAACTTCTGA
- the hpnE gene encoding hydroxysqualene dehydroxylase HpnE: MRGSERKSVLGISTRIANKETRSMETETGQSLTARSGSNLAATFFCLPRERRQAMAVFYGFCRIVDDLADSSSLSLAEKQEGIAFWRGEIDRAYQGEPLSPLGKELASVLRRYRVAREPLDEVVNGVEMDLGQSRYRTFAELEVYCRRVASAVGLVSIEIFGCQRPESRSYAEDLGMAFQITNILRDVQKDAAIGRVYLPEEELAEFGLGVEDILQGKWSREMHDLCLFQYLRAKHYFARSRRWIHPEDQRKLVASEAMRAVYQAILEKIRKADFQVFSGAGRMGKLERAGRMVAALLAFFRDRRLSWNPPRNLVVLGAGLAGMAAAVEATISGDRVTLQEARAEAGGRAGSFLEGKTGERLDTGQHLLMGCYRETLRLLRSLGAERKLLWIDPLRIPFRSRAGESVLAAWPLPFPWHLLGALLGYREISWGDRLAAIRLIGSLILGEQPLPGETAERWVLRRKQSPGIVRALWEPLCLAACNQQLGRASAQMLTVVIRRALLGGREDSALAFCGVDLGDLLAKECERLVRYCGGSLVCRSPVRRLLFAGDRLEAIELASGERREVDQVVSALPWNSLRALLPSESRLQAICRSIGEEAILNLYLWTDRPLTRETVVGFLDSDLHWLFSRERILGRSSACGHAYAVVISAAQSWKELSREAVADRVMAELRNRLPEAAEARLLHSFLYRAQGGTPSLSPAECGLRPGPRSQWPNLWIAGDWTDTGLPATIEGAVQSGISAVRMMHRAEEEKALSPSPSGKWAMAEARG; the protein is encoded by the coding sequence ATGCGGGGAAGCGAACGGAAATCCGTTCTCGGCATTTCCACAAGAATCGCTAATAAGGAGACGCGATCGATGGAAACGGAGACGGGGCAATCGCTCACGGCGCGCAGCGGGTCAAATCTGGCCGCCACATTCTTTTGCCTCCCGAGGGAAAGACGGCAAGCCATGGCCGTCTTCTACGGCTTCTGCCGGATCGTCGATGACCTGGCCGATTCCTCTTCCCTCTCTCTCGCCGAGAAGCAGGAGGGAATTGCGTTTTGGCGCGGCGAGATCGATCGGGCATACCAGGGAGAGCCCCTCTCGCCGCTGGGCAAAGAGCTGGCGTCGGTCCTTCGTCGCTATCGGGTCGCCCGAGAGCCCCTCGATGAGGTCGTCAACGGAGTCGAGATGGATCTGGGGCAGAGCCGGTACCGGACCTTCGCCGAGCTCGAGGTCTATTGTCGGCGGGTCGCCAGCGCGGTGGGCTTGGTGAGCATCGAAATCTTTGGCTGCCAAAGGCCCGAGAGCCGCTCCTACGCGGAAGACTTGGGCATGGCGTTCCAGATCACGAATATTCTGCGCGACGTCCAGAAGGATGCTGCCATCGGCCGGGTCTATCTGCCGGAAGAGGAGCTTGCCGAGTTCGGGCTCGGCGTCGAGGACATTCTTCAGGGCAAGTGGAGCCGGGAGATGCACGATCTCTGCCTCTTCCAATACCTTCGCGCCAAGCATTACTTTGCCCGTTCGCGCCGGTGGATCCATCCCGAGGATCAACGGAAGCTGGTCGCTTCCGAGGCGATGCGAGCGGTCTATCAGGCAATCCTCGAGAAGATTCGCAAGGCGGATTTTCAGGTCTTCTCTGGTGCCGGCCGGATGGGGAAGCTTGAGCGCGCCGGAAGGATGGTGGCCGCCCTCCTTGCTTTCTTTCGAGATCGCCGCCTCTCCTGGAATCCGCCTCGGAACCTGGTTGTCTTGGGAGCCGGGCTGGCGGGCATGGCGGCGGCGGTGGAGGCGACGATCTCCGGCGACCGGGTGACGCTCCAGGAGGCGCGGGCGGAGGCCGGGGGCCGAGCGGGGAGCTTCCTCGAGGGCAAGACCGGGGAGAGGCTCGACACCGGGCAGCACCTTCTGATGGGCTGCTACCGGGAGACCCTCCGGTTGCTCCGTTCCCTGGGTGCGGAGCGGAAGCTGCTCTGGATTGATCCCCTCCGGATTCCGTTTCGCAGTCGTGCCGGGGAGAGTGTCCTGGCGGCTTGGCCCCTTCCTTTTCCCTGGCATCTGCTGGGGGCCCTGCTCGGATATCGGGAGATATCCTGGGGAGATCGCCTGGCGGCCATCCGGCTGATCGGCTCGCTCATTCTCGGAGAACAGCCTCTCCCGGGGGAAACGGCGGAGCGCTGGGTGCTGCGGAGAAAGCAGTCCCCTGGGATCGTCCGGGCCCTTTGGGAACCTCTTTGCCTGGCCGCTTGCAACCAGCAGCTCGGCCGAGCTTCGGCCCAGATGCTGACGGTCGTCATCCGCCGGGCTCTCCTGGGCGGCCGGGAGGATTCGGCTCTGGCCTTTTGCGGTGTGGATCTGGGCGATCTCTTGGCCAAGGAGTGTGAGCGGCTCGTGCGTTACTGTGGCGGGAGCCTCGTCTGTCGTTCTCCGGTGAGGCGGCTCCTCTTTGCTGGCGATCGGCTGGAGGCGATCGAACTTGCCTCCGGGGAGCGTCGGGAGGTCGACCAGGTCGTGAGCGCTCTGCCCTGGAACTCCCTCCGCGCGCTCTTGCCCTCGGAGAGCCGGCTCCAAGCAATCTGCCGATCGATCGGGGAGGAAGCGATCCTCAATCTCTACCTCTGGACCGATCGGCCGCTGACGCGGGAAACCGTAGTCGGCTTCCTCGACTCGGACCTCCATTGGCTCTTTTCCCGTGAACGCATCTTGGGGAGGAGCTCGGCTTGCGGCCATGCATACGCGGTGGTCATCAGCGCCGCTCAGTCCTGGAAGGAGCTATCACGGGAGGCCGTAGCGGACCGGGTGATGGCAGAGCTTCGGAATCGGCTGCCGGAAGCGGCCGAGGCTCGGCTCCTCCATTCCTTTCTCTATCGGGCACAAGGGGGCACTCCTTCCCTGAGCCCAGCGGAATGCGGGTTGCGACCGGGTCCGCGGAGCCAATGGCCTAATCTCTGGATTGCGGGGGATTGGACCGACACGGGCCTCCCCGCCACCATCGAGGGAGCGGTCCAGAGCGGGATTTCCGCCGTCCGGATGATGCACCGGGCGGAAGAAGAGAAGGCATTGTCGCCCTCTCCCAGCGGAAAATGGGCGATGGCGGAAGCAAGGGGGTAG
- a CDS encoding deoxyhypusine synthase family protein: MGQISDFLDREFRHFNAAALVDAARAYRDHLAAGGKMLLALGGAMSTAELGISLAEMIRQDKVHAISCTGANLEEDLFNLVAHDSYVRVPHYRELSATDEEALYRRHLNRVTDTCIPEEEAMRRIEAAVLEEWIRADQQGERLFPHEFLWNVLRSGRLHPSFQIDPKDSWLLAAMEKEVFLIVPGWEDSTLGNMYAGHCLRGKIRDPRTVRGGIEYMMQLAKFYQQTTARHSLGFFQIGGGIAGDFPICVVPMLHQDMQEENVPCWGYFCQISDSTTSYGSYSGAAPNEKITWGKLASSTPKFVIESDATIVAPLLFACVLGR, translated from the coding sequence ATGGGACAGATTTCCGACTTTCTCGACCGGGAGTTCCGCCACTTCAACGCCGCAGCACTCGTCGACGCCGCCCGCGCCTACCGGGACCACCTTGCGGCGGGGGGAAAGATGCTGCTCGCCTTGGGAGGAGCCATGAGCACGGCGGAGCTCGGGATCTCGCTCGCGGAGATGATCCGCCAGGACAAGGTGCATGCGATCTCTTGCACGGGAGCCAACCTCGAGGAGGATCTCTTCAACCTGGTTGCCCACGACTCCTACGTCCGGGTTCCGCACTACCGGGAGCTTTCCGCCACCGACGAGGAAGCTCTCTACCGGCGCCACCTCAACCGGGTCACCGACACCTGCATCCCGGAGGAGGAAGCGATGCGCCGGATCGAAGCGGCCGTGCTCGAGGAATGGATTCGCGCCGATCAACAGGGAGAACGGCTCTTTCCCCACGAGTTTCTCTGGAACGTGCTCCGTTCCGGTCGACTGCACCCCTCCTTCCAAATCGACCCCAAGGATAGCTGGCTTCTGGCTGCCATGGAGAAGGAGGTCTTTCTCATCGTTCCGGGCTGGGAAGACTCGACCCTGGGAAACATGTATGCGGGCCACTGCCTGCGGGGCAAGATCCGGGATCCGCGGACCGTCCGCGGCGGCATCGAGTACATGATGCAGCTGGCAAAGTTCTATCAACAGACGACCGCCCGCCACTCCCTCGGCTTCTTCCAGATCGGTGGCGGGATCGCTGGCGATTTCCCCATCTGTGTCGTGCCGATGCTCCACCAGGACATGCAGGAGGAAAACGTCCCCTGCTGGGGATATTTCTGCCAGATCAGCGACTCAACGACAAGCTACGGCTCTTATTCCGGTGCCGCCCCGAACGAGAAGATCACCTGGGGGAAGCTCGCCTCATCGACGCCCAAGTTCGTGATCGAGTCCGATGCGACGATCGTCGCCCCACTCCTCTTCGCTTGCGTGCTGGGACGCTAG
- a CDS encoding MFS transporter: MIAAPGRDLRNTVWRINLFQLFNTASFTLVNGVPMILFFRELGASDFLLGIVASLGPLLNLLQIPATRYLPQIGYQRLVVGGWSLRTGFIAGMALLPWAVPRIGHEAATATMLFLLLAYNASRGASLCGFLPWMASLIPEGSRGWYLARDLFFSAAANLLILASSFLLFRGPSSLTTFSWIFWGSFAAGICSLSLLQKVPDVPVAVADRSGFKGTQKPCGSRGLLDLLVFNALTASSLAAGAVFWVPLLQAEYRWSPAALFGLLASQSGVILLCLVFLRNRIDRFGNRPALFASVFAMVICFVLWMAIAARQLPIHPITLAMLVGSWGIGFSCFQVGNVHLAMQLAPREGRSEYFARFSVVNSLALGAGPILWGGFLASFRGGHRSIGPWEIDAYAILFLCLSLLMAASLFFLARLPGEKPSESPPAR; this comes from the coding sequence ATGATCGCCGCCCCGGGTCGGGATCTTCGGAATACGGTGTGGCGCATCAACCTGTTCCAGCTCTTCAACACCGCTTCCTTCACCCTCGTCAACGGGGTCCCCATGATCCTCTTTTTCCGGGAGCTGGGGGCCTCCGACTTTCTGCTCGGGATCGTCGCCTCCCTCGGCCCCCTGCTTAATCTCCTGCAGATTCCGGCGACCCGCTACCTGCCCCAGATCGGCTACCAGCGCCTTGTGGTTGGAGGATGGTCGCTTCGCACCGGCTTTATCGCCGGCATGGCGCTGCTCCCATGGGCGGTCCCCCGGATCGGCCACGAAGCCGCAACAGCGACGATGCTCTTCTTGCTCTTGGCCTACAACGCCTCCCGAGGAGCCTCTCTCTGCGGCTTTCTCCCTTGGATGGCCTCGTTGATTCCGGAAGGTTCGCGTGGATGGTATCTGGCTCGGGATCTTTTTTTCTCAGCCGCGGCCAACCTGCTCATCCTGGCGAGCTCCTTCCTTCTCTTTCGTGGGCCTTCTTCCCTCACGACCTTTTCCTGGATCTTCTGGGGAAGCTTCGCCGCTGGGATCTGCAGCCTTTCCCTTCTCCAGAAGGTGCCGGACGTTCCGGTCGCCGTCGCCGACCGGAGTGGGTTCAAGGGTACCCAAAAGCCTTGCGGGAGTCGTGGGTTGCTCGATCTCCTTGTCTTCAACGCGTTGACCGCAAGCTCCCTCGCGGCGGGCGCGGTCTTCTGGGTTCCTCTGCTGCAAGCCGAGTACCGGTGGAGCCCTGCCGCTCTCTTCGGGCTCTTGGCCAGTCAGAGCGGAGTAATCCTGCTCTGCCTCGTCTTCTTGCGGAACCGGATCGACCGGTTCGGCAACCGGCCGGCTCTCTTCGCGTCGGTCTTTGCCATGGTGATCTGCTTTGTCCTCTGGATGGCGATCGCTGCGCGTCAGCTCCCCATCCACCCGATCACCCTGGCGATGCTCGTCGGTTCCTGGGGCATCGGGTTCTCCTGCTTTCAAGTCGGGAATGTCCATCTGGCGATGCAGCTCGCTCCTCGGGAAGGCCGCAGCGAATATTTTGCCCGCTTTAGCGTGGTCAACAGCCTGGCATTGGGAGCGGGTCCCATCCTCTGGGGAGGCTTCCTCGCTTCCTTCCGGGGTGGACATCGCTCGATCGGCCCCTGGGAAATCGACGCCTACGCCATCCTCTTCCTCTGCTTGAGCCTGCTCATGGCGGCGAGCCTCTTCTTTTTGGCTCGTCTTCCCGGCGAGAAGCCTTCGGAATCGCCCCCCGCACGATGA
- a CDS encoding Re/Si-specific NAD(P)(+) transhydrogenase subunit alpha — MILATCRETLPGENRVSFIPEGIPALTKLGFEVMLESGAGEAAGFSDHAYQEKGARLESRGEVLRQAQILCQFHAPSSGDIEALSPGAVVLSLLYPLSRLPLVEEMAKRGLTVFALDLLPRISRAQSMDVLSSQSTVAGYRAIVLAASSLPRFFPMLMTPAGTIPPARVFVIGAGVAGLQAIATARRLGAAVEAHDVRPVAKEQVESLGAKFVGLEMEREKAEDRSGYAKAQSEEFLRRQRELIATQCQKADVVVTTALIPGRRAPVLISKEAVARMRTGSVIVDLAAEQGGNCELTEPGLTVVRSGVTLHGPLNPASGLAPQASLFYSKNLQAFLALLVKDGAVQIQPEDPIFEQTLICRDGQIVHEAVRKAREAARPASAA, encoded by the coding sequence ATGATCTTGGCAACTTGTCGCGAAACGCTGCCAGGGGAAAACCGGGTTTCTTTCATTCCCGAGGGAATCCCCGCCCTGACCAAGCTGGGCTTCGAAGTCATGCTCGAATCGGGTGCGGGGGAGGCCGCCGGATTTTCCGATCATGCCTATCAGGAAAAAGGCGCACGCCTGGAAAGCCGCGGCGAGGTGCTCCGGCAAGCCCAGATCCTTTGTCAATTCCATGCTCCCTCCTCAGGGGACATCGAGGCGCTCTCTCCTGGGGCCGTAGTGCTCTCGCTTCTCTACCCCTTATCCCGTCTTCCACTCGTTGAGGAGATGGCCAAGAGGGGGCTCACCGTCTTTGCCCTCGACCTGCTTCCCAGGATCAGCCGGGCCCAGTCGATGGACGTGCTTAGCTCCCAGAGCACGGTGGCGGGCTATCGTGCCATTGTGCTGGCTGCCTCTTCCCTGCCCCGTTTCTTTCCCATGCTGATGACTCCCGCCGGAACGATCCCGCCGGCACGTGTCTTTGTCATTGGTGCGGGCGTGGCCGGATTGCAGGCGATCGCGACGGCGCGACGCCTTGGGGCCGCCGTCGAGGCACACGACGTTCGTCCGGTGGCCAAGGAGCAGGTCGAAAGCCTGGGTGCCAAATTTGTCGGGCTCGAGATGGAGCGGGAGAAGGCGGAGGACAGATCGGGTTACGCCAAGGCTCAATCGGAAGAGTTCCTCCGGCGCCAGCGCGAGCTGATCGCCACCCAATGCCAAAAGGCCGATGTCGTCGTCACGACAGCCCTCATTCCAGGCAGGCGAGCACCCGTTCTCATCTCCAAGGAGGCCGTGGCAAGGATGCGAACAGGGTCAGTCATCGTCGACCTGGCGGCGGAGCAAGGCGGAAACTGCGAGCTCACCGAGCCCGGGCTGACCGTCGTTCGCTCCGGAGTCACCCTGCATGGCCCCCTCAATCCGGCATCCGGGCTGGCACCGCAGGCGAGCCTCTTTTATTCCAAGAACCTCCAGGCCTTTCTCGCCCTCCTGGTCAAAGACGGAGCGGTACAGATTCAGCCGGAGGATCCGATCTTCGAGCAGACGCTCATCTGCCGGGACGGGCAGATCGTTCATGAAGCCGTTCGCAAGGCGCGCGAAGCCGCTCGCCCCGCATCGGCTGCGTGA
- a CDS encoding NADPH:quinone reductase codes for MKAIRVHAFGEPEVMVLEEVADLEPAPGQVLLRVEAAGVNPLDAYIRSGRFGVLPSLPYTPGRDAAGRVERVGEGVLGVKPGDRVYVGGSLSGTYAECALCEEGQIGRLPESISYAEGAGVFIPYATAYRALFQTARALPSERVFVHGGSGAVGLAAIQLATAAGCRVAASAGTEEGRKLAREQGAETVVDHRSETHGEEIREWTQGEGVAVILEMLANVNLGKDLDLLAVGGRAVVIGSRGSVEVDPRAILSREARILGVSLFRASDREMASIRAALEAGLAGGTLRPIVREELPLERAALAHRRVMEPGALGKIVLIP; via the coding sequence ATGAAGGCGATTCGGGTTCATGCGTTCGGAGAGCCCGAGGTGATGGTGCTCGAGGAGGTGGCGGACTTGGAGCCGGCTCCCGGCCAGGTTCTGTTGCGGGTTGAGGCCGCAGGGGTGAATCCGCTCGATGCCTACATCCGCTCCGGCCGTTTCGGCGTGCTTCCTTCTCTACCCTATACTCCTGGACGAGATGCCGCAGGCCGGGTCGAAAGGGTGGGAGAAGGGGTTTTGGGCGTGAAGCCGGGCGACCGGGTCTATGTCGGGGGCAGCCTCTCCGGAACCTACGCCGAGTGCGCTCTTTGCGAGGAAGGGCAGATCGGCAGGCTTCCGGAATCGATTTCCTATGCAGAAGGCGCCGGAGTCTTCATTCCGTACGCCACCGCCTATCGCGCCCTCTTTCAAACGGCTCGGGCCCTGCCCTCCGAGAGGGTCTTCGTTCATGGAGGGAGCGGTGCCGTGGGCCTCGCAGCGATTCAGCTGGCCACGGCTGCCGGGTGTCGTGTGGCTGCGTCCGCAGGAACGGAGGAGGGCCGCAAGCTCGCAAGGGAGCAGGGGGCCGAGACGGTCGTCGACCATCGGTCGGAGACGCACGGAGAAGAGATCCGGGAGTGGACGCAGGGGGAAGGTGTCGCCGTCATCCTGGAGATGCTTGCGAACGTCAACCTCGGCAAGGATCTCGATCTTCTCGCGGTCGGAGGGCGGGCCGTCGTGATCGGTTCCCGGGGCTCGGTCGAGGTCGATCCCCGTGCCATTCTCTCCCGGGAGGCCCGCATCCTGGGCGTTTCTCTCTTTCGCGCCTCGGACAGGGAGATGGCGAGCATTCGTGCGGCACTCGAAGCGGGGCTCGCGGGCGGGACCCTCCGGCCGATCGTGCGGGAAGAGCTGCCGCTCGAGCGGGCAGCCTTGGCCCACCGGCGGGTGATGGAGCCCGGAGCCTTGGGCAAGATCGTGCTGATCCCCTGA
- the mog gene encoding molybdopterin adenylyltransferase, with product MKVGRITLSDRAHSGIYEDRSGPEIERVVEELFAEPIEFVRILLPDEEERIASALRRLADQDECALAITTGGTGPAPRDVTPEATRQVLHKELPGFGEIMRALSYARVPTAILSRATAGIRGRCLIINLPGRPSAVRECLALLGPAIAECLDHIQGFRPRLREQKEGG from the coding sequence ATGAAGGTCGGCCGGATTACCCTGAGCGATCGCGCGCACAGTGGGATCTACGAGGACCGCAGCGGCCCGGAGATCGAGCGGGTGGTCGAGGAGCTCTTTGCCGAACCGATCGAGTTTGTCCGAATCCTGCTTCCCGATGAAGAGGAGCGGATCGCCTCCGCACTCCGCCGCCTTGCCGATCAGGATGAGTGCGCCCTGGCCATCACGACCGGGGGTACGGGCCCCGCTCCTCGCGACGTGACCCCGGAGGCGACCCGCCAAGTCCTGCACAAGGAGCTGCCCGGGTTTGGAGAGATCATGCGCGCTCTCTCGTATGCCCGGGTTCCGACCGCCATACTCTCTCGGGCGACCGCCGGCATTCGCGGTCGCTGCCTGATCATCAACCTGCCGGGGAGACCTTCCGCGGTGCGCGAATGCCTTGCGCTTCTCGGACCGGCAATCGCCGAATGCCTCGACCATATCCAAGGCTTCCGACCGCGGTTGCGGGAGCAGAAGGAGGGAGGATGA